A single genomic interval of Quadrisphaera sp. RL12-1S harbors:
- a CDS encoding hotdog fold thioesterase, whose product MTDSPTSPTGVPEHLTGNAVLSTAGTLIERMGIRLDLSDPARPTGTMPVEGNTQPYGLLHGGASVVLAETLGSVAAALCAGEGRVAVGVDINATHHRAVRSGVVTGRTEPLHQGRTTATYEVVITDERGRRVCTSRITCQLRDAPPR is encoded by the coding sequence GTGACCGACAGCCCCACCTCCCCGACCGGCGTCCCGGAGCACCTCACCGGCAACGCCGTCCTGTCCACCGCGGGGACGCTCATCGAGCGGATGGGCATCCGCCTGGACCTGAGCGACCCCGCCCGCCCCACCGGCACCATGCCCGTGGAGGGCAACACCCAGCCCTACGGCCTGCTGCACGGCGGCGCGTCGGTGGTGCTGGCCGAGACGCTCGGCTCGGTGGCCGCCGCCCTGTGCGCCGGCGAGGGCCGGGTGGCCGTGGGCGTGGACATCAACGCCACCCACCACCGGGCGGTGCGCTCCGGCGTGGTCACCGGACGCACCGAGCCGCTGCACCAGGGGCGCACCACGGCCACCTACGAGGTGGTCATCACCGACGAGCGGGGCCGGCGGGTGTGCACCTCCCGCATCACCTGCCAGCTGCGGGACGCCCCTCCGCGCTGA
- the polA gene encoding DNA polymerase I, with protein sequence MTTTSSATSVDAVLEGPRPRLLLVDGHSLAYRAFFALPAENFSTSTGQVTNAVYGFTSMLINLLRDEAPTHVGVAFDVSKRTFRTEEYPEYKAGRSATPTEFTGQVDLVKEVLAALRIAVVTKEGYEADDVIATLTGAARAQGAEVLVVTGDRDAFQLVDEATTVLYPRKGVSDLARMTPEAVEEKYGVRPERYGDLAALVGETSDNLPGVPGVGPKTAAKWLTAHGDLQGLVAGVGSLTGKAGQSLRDHLDQVLRNKRLNAPVRDLELPVVVDDLAVRPWDREEVHRVFDGLEFRVLRDRLFATLSADEPEVDGGFAVSAERPAGSDAAAWIAAHAAPGGPASGVAVLGRWSGGSGDAWGLALAGADGATAWFDLRELSPDAEAALAAWLADADAPKVLHDAKPALHALAERGTPLAGLVADTALAAYLCQPDQRSYDLADLAVRFLQRELKVDEDAAGAGEQQGVLDLDGDAAGPDEGQLACVRAAAALELSAVLAEQVEQRGGTQLLGELELPLVPLLAQMEADGIAVDTAALERLEGEFAEVVADAAEEAYAAIGGQKINLGSPKQLQVVLFEQLGMPKTKRTKTGWTTDAEALADLNVRQPHPFLDHLLRHRDASRLRQTVEGLLKAVADDGRIHTTFQQTIAATGRLSSTDPNLQNIPIRTAEGRRIREAFVVGRDAEVLLTADYSQIEMRIMAHLSGDEGLIEAFRSGEDLHRFVGARVFGVEPADVTGEMRAKIKAMSYGLAYGLSAFGLSRQLTIPVDEARGLMDDYFARFGGVRDYLRGVVEEARATGFTETVLGRRRYLPDLTSDNRQRREIAERMALNAPIQGSAADVIKLAMLGVERALREQDLRSRLLLQVHDELVVDVAPGEREAVEALLREQMGARVQERTQLSVPLDVSVGAGASWHEAGH encoded by the coding sequence GTGACGACGACGAGCAGCGCCACCAGCGTGGACGCCGTGCTGGAGGGGCCCCGTCCCCGCCTCCTGCTGGTGGACGGCCACTCGCTGGCCTACCGGGCCTTCTTCGCCCTGCCCGCGGAGAACTTCTCCACCTCGACCGGGCAGGTCACCAACGCCGTGTACGGCTTCACCTCGATGCTCATCAACCTCCTGCGCGACGAGGCCCCCACGCACGTCGGCGTGGCGTTCGACGTCTCCAAGCGCACCTTCCGCACCGAGGAGTACCCCGAGTACAAGGCCGGCCGCTCCGCCACCCCGACCGAGTTCACCGGCCAGGTCGACCTCGTCAAGGAGGTCCTCGCCGCGCTGCGCATCGCGGTGGTGACCAAGGAGGGCTACGAGGCGGACGACGTCATCGCCACCCTCACCGGCGCCGCCCGCGCCCAGGGCGCCGAGGTGCTGGTGGTCACCGGTGACCGCGACGCCTTCCAGCTGGTCGACGAGGCCACGACGGTGCTCTACCCGCGCAAGGGCGTGTCCGACCTGGCCCGCATGACCCCGGAGGCCGTCGAGGAGAAGTACGGCGTCCGCCCCGAGCGCTACGGGGACCTCGCCGCCCTGGTGGGCGAGACCAGCGACAACCTGCCCGGCGTGCCCGGCGTCGGGCCCAAGACCGCCGCCAAGTGGCTCACCGCCCACGGGGACCTGCAGGGCCTCGTCGCCGGCGTCGGGTCGCTGACGGGCAAGGCCGGCCAGTCCCTGCGCGACCACCTCGACCAGGTGCTGCGCAACAAGCGCCTCAACGCGCCCGTGCGCGACCTGGAGCTGCCCGTCGTCGTCGACGACCTCGCCGTGCGCCCGTGGGACCGCGAGGAGGTCCACCGGGTCTTCGACGGCCTGGAGTTCCGCGTCCTGCGCGACCGGCTGTTCGCGACCCTGTCCGCCGACGAGCCCGAGGTGGACGGCGGCTTCGCCGTCAGCGCCGAGCGCCCCGCCGGGTCCGACGCCGCCGCGTGGATCGCCGCGCACGCCGCCCCGGGCGGGCCCGCCTCCGGCGTGGCCGTGCTGGGCCGGTGGAGCGGAGGGTCCGGTGACGCCTGGGGCCTGGCCCTGGCCGGTGCTGACGGCGCCACCGCCTGGTTCGACCTGCGCGAGCTCTCCCCGGACGCCGAGGCCGCCCTCGCGGCGTGGCTCGCCGACGCCGACGCCCCGAAGGTCCTCCACGACGCCAAGCCCGCCCTGCACGCCCTCGCCGAGCGGGGGACGCCGCTGGCCGGCCTGGTGGCCGACACCGCGCTCGCGGCGTACCTGTGCCAGCCCGACCAGCGCAGCTACGACCTCGCCGACCTCGCCGTGAGGTTCCTCCAGCGCGAGCTCAAGGTCGACGAGGACGCCGCCGGCGCCGGGGAGCAGCAGGGCGTGCTCGACCTGGACGGCGACGCCGCCGGTCCCGACGAGGGGCAGCTCGCCTGCGTGCGCGCGGCCGCCGCCCTGGAGCTGTCGGCGGTGCTGGCCGAGCAGGTCGAGCAGCGCGGCGGCACCCAGCTGCTCGGCGAGCTCGAGCTGCCGCTGGTGCCCCTGCTCGCGCAGATGGAGGCCGACGGCATCGCCGTCGACACCGCCGCGCTGGAGCGTCTCGAGGGCGAGTTCGCCGAGGTGGTGGCCGACGCCGCCGAGGAGGCCTACGCGGCCATCGGCGGGCAGAAGATCAACCTCGGCTCGCCCAAGCAGCTGCAGGTGGTGCTCTTCGAGCAGCTGGGCATGCCCAAGACCAAGCGCACCAAGACCGGCTGGACCACGGACGCCGAGGCCCTCGCCGACCTCAACGTCCGCCAGCCGCACCCCTTCCTCGACCACCTGCTCCGGCACCGCGACGCCTCGCGGCTGCGCCAGACCGTCGAGGGGCTGCTCAAGGCCGTCGCCGACGACGGGCGCATCCACACGACCTTCCAGCAGACCATCGCGGCCACCGGTCGCCTGAGCTCGACCGACCCGAACCTGCAGAACATCCCGATCCGCACCGCCGAGGGCCGCCGGATCCGCGAGGCGTTCGTCGTCGGCCGGGACGCCGAGGTCCTCCTCACCGCCGACTACAGCCAGATCGAGATGCGGATCATGGCGCACCTGTCCGGCGACGAGGGCCTCATCGAGGCCTTCCGCTCCGGTGAGGACCTGCACCGCTTCGTGGGCGCCCGCGTCTTCGGGGTGGAGCCCGCCGACGTCACCGGCGAGATGCGCGCCAAGATCAAGGCGATGTCCTACGGCCTGGCCTACGGGCTGTCGGCGTTCGGCCTGTCGCGCCAGCTCACCATCCCCGTCGACGAGGCCCGCGGCCTCATGGACGACTACTTCGCCCGGTTCGGCGGCGTGCGCGACTACCTGCGCGGCGTGGTCGAGGAGGCGCGGGCCACCGGCTTCACCGAGACCGTCCTGGGGCGTCGCCGGTACCTGCCCGACCTCACCAGCGACAACCGGCAGCGGCGAGAGATCGCCGAGCGGATGGCGCTGAACGCGCCCATCCAGGGCTCCGCGGCGGACGTCATCAAGTTGGCGATGCTGGGGGTGGAGCGGGCCCTGCGCGAGCAGGACCTGCGCTCGCGGCTGCTGCTGCAGGTGCACGACGAGCTCGTCGTCGACGTCGCCCCCGGTGAGCGGGAGGCGGTGGAGGCCCTCCTGCGCGAGCAGATGGGGGCCCGCGTCCAGGAGCGCACGCAGCTGAGCGTGCCGCTGGACGTGTCGGTGGGCGCCGGGGCGTCCTGGCACGAGGCCGGCCACTGA
- a CDS encoding GGDEF domain-containing protein encodes METTAPLDAAPSRRSAVTRWTAVLADARQERRFRAARAHVMRRDVQVVAVALIAYNAWSAGEKLLDAPASAGGLGLVANNAVLLVACVAAVLVVRRVRTWVGAAAVLVCGVGVYTVVNVASVVGQVFPPQSAVLIAVMSVAVLYLHAQLPVAATAALTGLWTLVSTGAIAVAIARLPAGDPRGGWDVLVEGGVLMVIINAIGLVSTHRTAVGERMLFAEREHVQRLSTTDPLTGAANRRRWEQQLDAAWRECGRDGSPVGLLLVDVDRFKAVNDRFGHSGGDDVLRRVAQLLSARAQRGRDLVARLGGDEFAVVLPGTPLEAVREIADALLADVRALRTSVPADDPLSVLALSVGAGAAVPPAGAAAGSGWGGAVAEVDALLYRAKADGRDRVCSAASPEERPAAGLTR; translated from the coding sequence GTGGAGACCACCGCGCCGCTGGACGCCGCCCCCTCGCGGCGCAGCGCCGTGACGCGCTGGACCGCGGTCCTGGCCGACGCCCGGCAGGAGCGGCGGTTCCGCGCGGCCCGCGCCCACGTCATGCGGCGGGACGTGCAGGTGGTCGCCGTGGCCCTCATCGCCTACAACGCGTGGTCGGCGGGTGAGAAGCTGCTCGACGCGCCGGCCTCCGCGGGGGGCCTGGGCCTGGTCGCCAACAACGCCGTCCTGCTGGTCGCCTGCGTGGCGGCCGTCCTCGTGGTGCGGCGCGTGCGCACCTGGGTCGGGGCCGCTGCGGTGCTCGTCTGCGGCGTGGGGGTCTACACGGTCGTCAACGTGGCGAGCGTGGTCGGGCAGGTCTTCCCACCGCAGTCCGCCGTCCTCATCGCGGTGATGTCGGTGGCGGTGCTGTACCTGCACGCGCAGCTGCCGGTCGCGGCGACCGCCGCGCTCACGGGCCTGTGGACGCTGGTGAGCACCGGGGCGATCGCCGTGGCCATCGCCCGGCTCCCCGCGGGCGACCCGCGCGGCGGCTGGGACGTCCTCGTGGAGGGCGGCGTCCTCATGGTCATCATCAACGCCATCGGTCTGGTCTCGACGCACCGGACCGCGGTGGGGGAGCGGATGCTCTTCGCCGAGCGCGAGCACGTCCAGCGCCTGTCCACCACCGACCCGCTCACCGGGGCGGCCAACCGCCGCCGGTGGGAGCAGCAGCTCGACGCCGCGTGGCGGGAGTGCGGGCGCGACGGCTCGCCGGTGGGCCTGCTGCTCGTGGACGTCGACAGGTTCAAGGCGGTCAACGACCGCTTCGGCCACTCCGGCGGGGACGACGTGCTGCGCCGCGTGGCGCAGCTGCTGTCCGCCCGCGCCCAGCGCGGCCGCGACCTCGTGGCGCGCCTGGGTGGCGACGAGTTCGCGGTGGTGCTGCCCGGGACCCCCCTGGAGGCCGTCCGCGAGATCGCCGACGCGCTCCTGGCGGACGTCCGGGCGCTGCGCACGAGCGTCCCGGCGGACGACCCCCTGAGCGTGCTCGCCCTGAGCGTCGGCGCGGGAGCCGCCGTCCCCCCGGCAGGGGCGGCGGCGGGGTCGGGGTGGGGCGGCGCGGTCGCCGAGGTCGACGCGCTGCTCTACCGGGCCAAGGCCGACGGACGGGACCGGGTCTGCTCGGCGGCCTCCCCGGAGGAGCGCCCCGCGGCGGGCCTCACGCGCTGA
- a CDS encoding class I SAM-dependent methyltransferase — protein MSGPLSSAGYGPAGADESVRASRSHWDGASTTYLEDHGATLGTDVLVWGPEGLTEDEAHLLGDPAELAGAVVLEVGCGAGQGSRWVARQGARAVGVDLSAGMLARSRALDAAGGTAVPVLQADAGRLPLAAASADVAFSAYGALPFTADAAGVLAEVHRVLVPGGRWSFSVSHPVRWAFPDDPGPRGLVADRSYFDRAPYVERDDDGALLYAEHHRTLGDWVRLLRGAGFGLVDLVEPEWSHPEQPTWGGWSALRGEHLPGTAVFVCERLSA, from the coding sequence ATGAGCGGACCCCTTTCCAGCGCGGGGTACGGCCCCGCGGGCGCCGACGAGAGCGTGCGCGCCAGCCGCAGCCACTGGGACGGCGCCTCCACCACCTACCTCGAGGACCACGGGGCCACCCTCGGCACTGACGTGCTGGTCTGGGGCCCCGAGGGCCTCACCGAGGACGAGGCGCACCTGCTGGGAGACCCCGCCGAGCTCGCCGGCGCCGTCGTGCTCGAGGTCGGCTGCGGGGCGGGACAGGGCTCGCGCTGGGTCGCCCGCCAGGGGGCGCGCGCGGTCGGCGTGGACCTCTCGGCCGGCATGCTCGCCCGCAGCCGGGCCCTCGACGCCGCCGGCGGGACGGCGGTGCCGGTGCTCCAGGCCGACGCGGGCCGCCTGCCGCTGGCCGCCGCCAGCGCGGACGTGGCCTTCTCCGCGTACGGGGCGCTGCCCTTCACCGCGGACGCCGCCGGGGTGCTGGCCGAGGTGCACCGCGTGCTGGTGCCCGGCGGGCGGTGGTCGTTCTCGGTCAGCCACCCGGTGCGCTGGGCCTTCCCCGACGACCCCGGGCCGCGCGGTCTCGTGGCCGACCGCTCCTACTTCGACAGGGCCCCGTACGTGGAGCGCGACGACGACGGCGCGCTCCTGTACGCGGAGCACCACCGCACGCTCGGCGACTGGGTGCGGCTCCTGCGCGGCGCCGGCTTCGGCCTCGTCGACCTCGTGGAGCCGGAGTGGAGCCACCCGGAGCAGCCCACCTGGGGCGGGTGGAGCGCGCTGCGCGGCGAGCACCTGCCGGGCACCGCCGTCTTCGTGTGCGAGCGGCTCAGCGCGTGA
- the rpsA gene encoding 30S ribosomal protein S1, whose protein sequence is MTATLPTSSAPQVAINDIGTAEELLAAIDETIKYFNDGDIVSGTIVKVDRDEVLLDIGYKTEGVIPSRELSIKHDVDPSEVVGVGDEVEALVLQKEDKEGRLILSKKRAQYERAWGTIEKLKEEDGVVTGTVIEVVKGGLILDIGLRGFLPASLVEMRRVRDLAPYVGQQLEAKIIELDKNRNNVVLSRRAWLEETQSAVRQNFLQTLQRGQVRPGVVSSIVNFGAFVDLGGVDGLVHVSELSWKHIDHPSEVVEVGQEVKVEVLDVDMDRERVSLSLKATQEDPWQQFARTHAIGQVVPGKVTKLVPFGAFVRVEEGIEGLVHISELAERHVELPEQVVNVGDDIFVKVIDIDLERRRISLSLKQANQGVDTESDDFDPSLYGMAAEYDEAGNYKYPEGFDPETNDWLEGFEAQREEWERQYAEAHARWEAHRKQVAEARTRDAEAASSGESAPTSYSSSAPVEASSSRSNGPAAEGTLASDEALAALREKLTGG, encoded by the coding sequence ATGACCGCCACCCTCCCGACGTCGAGCGCTCCCCAGGTCGCCATCAACGACATCGGCACCGCCGAAGAGCTGCTCGCCGCGATCGACGAGACGATCAAGTACTTCAACGACGGGGACATCGTCTCCGGCACCATCGTCAAGGTCGACCGCGACGAGGTCCTCCTCGACATCGGCTACAAGACCGAGGGCGTCATCCCCTCGCGCGAGCTGTCCATCAAGCACGACGTCGACCCCAGCGAGGTCGTCGGCGTCGGCGACGAGGTCGAGGCCCTCGTCCTCCAGAAGGAGGACAAGGAAGGCCGCCTCATCCTGTCCAAGAAGCGGGCTCAGTACGAGCGCGCCTGGGGCACGATCGAGAAGCTGAAGGAGGAGGACGGCGTCGTCACCGGCACCGTCATCGAGGTCGTCAAGGGCGGCCTCATCCTCGACATCGGCCTGCGCGGCTTCCTGCCCGCCTCCCTCGTCGAGATGCGCCGCGTGCGCGACCTGGCCCCCTACGTGGGCCAGCAGCTCGAGGCGAAGATCATCGAGCTCGACAAGAACCGCAACAACGTGGTCCTGTCGCGCCGCGCCTGGCTGGAGGAGACCCAGTCGGCCGTCCGCCAGAACTTCCTGCAGACCCTGCAGCGCGGCCAGGTCCGCCCGGGCGTCGTGTCCTCGATCGTCAACTTCGGCGCCTTCGTCGACCTCGGCGGCGTGGACGGCCTCGTGCACGTCTCCGAGCTCTCCTGGAAGCACATCGACCACCCCTCCGAGGTCGTCGAGGTGGGCCAGGAGGTCAAGGTCGAGGTCCTCGACGTCGACATGGACCGCGAGCGCGTCTCCCTGTCGCTGAAGGCGACCCAGGAGGACCCGTGGCAGCAGTTCGCCCGGACCCACGCGATCGGCCAGGTCGTCCCCGGCAAGGTCACCAAGCTCGTCCCGTTCGGTGCGTTCGTGCGCGTCGAGGAGGGCATCGAGGGCCTGGTCCACATCTCCGAGCTGGCCGAGCGCCACGTGGAGCTGCCGGAGCAGGTCGTCAACGTCGGTGACGACATCTTCGTCAAGGTCATCGACATCGACCTCGAGCGCCGCCGCATCTCCCTGTCGCTGAAGCAGGCGAACCAGGGCGTCGACACCGAGTCGGACGACTTCGACCCGTCGCTGTACGGCATGGCCGCGGAGTACGACGAGGCGGGGAACTACAAGTACCCCGAGGGCTTCGACCCCGAGACCAACGACTGGCTCGAGGGCTTCGAGGCGCAGCGCGAGGAGTGGGAGCGGCAGTACGCCGAGGCCCACGCCCGCTGGGAGGCGCACCGCAAGCAGGTCGCCGAGGCGCGCACCCGCGACGCCGAGGCCGCGAGCTCGGGCGAGTCGGCCCCGACGAGCTACTCCAGCTCGGCCCCGGTCGAGGCCAGCTCGAGCCGCTCCAACGGCCCCGCGGCGGAGGGCACCCTGGCCTCCGACGAGGCGCTGGCGGCCCTGCGCGAGAAGCTCACCGGCGGCTGA